A genomic window from Candidatus Dependentiae bacterium includes:
- a CDS encoding transposase, whose product MSNKRRITTPGLTHHVMSRCIEKKPLMKAINIKKLGYKAINMAHKKYNYKLISFTLMDNHFHFIIETIEGEASISRIMQYIKARVAEMYNKIMNRTGPFWNERFKDVIIEMQTNPVYYFFWLI is encoded by the coding sequence ATGTCTAATAAAAGAAGAATTACTACGCCAGGACTTACTCATCATGTCATGTCACGGTGCATTGAAAAAAAACCACTGATGAAAGCAATAAATATTAAAAAATTAGGCTATAAAGCCATCAATATGGCCCATAAAAAATATAATTACAAACTAATATCATTTACATTAATGGATAACCATTTTCATTTTATCATAGAAACTATTGAAGGTGAAGCTTCAATTTCTCGAATCATGCAGTATATCAAGGCCCGTGTTGCTGAAATGTACAATAAAATCATGAATAGAACCGGCCCATTCTGGAATGAGCGATTTAAGGATGTTATAATTGAGATGCAGACTAATCCTGTTTACTATTTTTTCTGGCTCATCT